One genomic window of Gracilinema caldarium DSM 7334 includes the following:
- the mmsB gene encoding multiple monosaccharide ABC transporter permease produces MGKLTSFFKSNIRQYGMVIALLFIMLFFQVITGGILFKPMNVTNLVLQNSYVLILGVGMLLCIVTGNVDLSVGSVVAFVGAVSAVLMIDLKIPVVAGVFLTLLIGLMVGSFHGFFIAFLRIPPFIVTLAGMLIFRGLTMVILKGQTKAPFDKSIQNIAAGFIPGDWHIGGLNGIAIVIGIVMSILFIVSQLNSRAKKKKYDFEVLPIGLEIAKITLIVVAINLLTFNLAAYNGIPIVLILLGLLIFIYTFITQRTIAGRHIYALGGNEKAARLSGVKTQKVMFWVYANMGFLAAIAGLVVAGRLNAATPKAGTNFELDAIAACYIGGASASGGVGTVVGTIVGGLVMGVLNNGMSILGVSVDWQQTIKGLVLLGAVCFDVYTKSRNTSR; encoded by the coding sequence ATGGGAAAGCTAACGAGCTTCTTTAAAAGCAATATTCGTCAATATGGCATGGTTATTGCCCTTTTATTTATCATGTTGTTTTTCCAGGTCATCACCGGGGGTATTCTTTTTAAGCCGATGAATGTTACCAACCTGGTTCTGCAGAATAGTTATGTGCTCATCCTGGGTGTTGGTATGCTGCTCTGTATAGTTACGGGTAATGTCGATCTTTCTGTCGGCTCGGTAGTTGCCTTCGTTGGAGCGGTTTCAGCAGTATTAATGATAGACCTTAAGATCCCTGTTGTTGCGGGCGTTTTTTTAACACTTTTAATAGGGCTTATGGTCGGTTCATTTCATGGATTTTTCATCGCATTCCTGAGAATCCCGCCCTTTATTGTTACCCTGGCAGGTATGTTGATATTCCGCGGTCTTACCATGGTTATATTAAAGGGACAAACAAAAGCCCCATTCGATAAATCGATTCAGAACATCGCTGCCGGTTTTATCCCGGGAGACTGGCATATTGGTGGTTTGAATGGGATTGCAATTGTTATCGGTATTGTTATGTCGATTCTCTTTATTGTTTCCCAGTTGAATAGTCGGGCAAAAAAGAAGAAGTATGATTTTGAAGTACTGCCCATCGGTCTGGAAATAGCAAAAATTACCTTAATCGTTGTAGCAATCAATCTCTTAACATTTAACCTGGCTGCATACAACGGTATTCCTATTGTGCTGATCCTGTTGGGCCTTCTCATATTTATCTATACCTTTATAACCCAGCGCACCATTGCGGGGCGGCATATCTACGCCCTGGGGGGCAATGAAAAGGCTGCCCGGCTTTCCGGTGTCAAAACCCAAAAGGTAATGTTCTGGGTCTATGCAAACATGGGTTTCCTAGCCGCCATAGCTGGTTTGGTTGTTGCAGGCCGGCTCAATGCAGCGACGCCAAAAGCGGGAACCAACTTTGAATTGGATGCGATTGCTGCATGCTATATCGGCGGGGCTTCAGCTTCTGGCGGCGTGGGTACTGTGGTAGGTACTATTGTTGGTGGGCTTGTGATGGGTGTTTTGAACAATGGTATGTCTATTTTGGGGGTAAGTGTGGACTGGCAGCAGACTATTAAAGGTCTTGTTCTGCTCGGTGCAGTCTGTTTTGATGTATATACCAAATCGAGGAATACATCAAGATAA
- the mmsA gene encoding multiple monosaccharide ABC transporter ATP-binding protein, whose amino-acid sequence MAEIILEMKEITKNFTGVRALDRVSLTVFDDEIHALVGENGAGKSTLMKVLSGVYPHGSYEGTIYFKGKECQFRDIRDSEHMGIVIIHQELALIPYLSIAENIFLGNEQAKNGVINWDETVAKAKQLLKKVGLDENPNTLIADIGVGKQQLVEIAKALSKNVKLLILDEPTAALNDEESNKLLDLLVELKGHGITSILISHKLNEITKVADAVTVIRDGRVIETLQNDKRSLDEDRIIKSMVGREIVDRFPKRSVEIGEEVFRVEGLTVHDPNNEDRQVIKNVSFNVRKGEVVGFAGLMGAGRTEIAMSIFGKSYGIHHRGKIIKNGRELRINTVPEAIEHGIAYVTEDRKNYGLVLIDDIRTNVSLASLKSVSTLAVIDENRETQIANEYRDKLKIKCASLSQKVENLSGGNQQKVVLGKWIMANPDILILDEPTRGIDVGAKYEIYTIINKLAAEGKAILMISSEMPELLGMCDRIYVITEGQIVGELSQHEASQEAIMKKIIEHQKLSRQRISA is encoded by the coding sequence ATGGCTGAAATTATTCTTGAAATGAAGGAAATCACCAAAAACTTTACAGGTGTCCGTGCTCTGGATCGGGTCAGCCTTACCGTATTTGATGATGAGATACATGCCCTCGTTGGTGAAAATGGGGCAGGAAAATCTACGTTGATGAAGGTCCTGAGTGGTGTGTATCCCCATGGTTCCTATGAGGGAACCATCTATTTTAAAGGCAAAGAATGCCAGTTCAGGGATATCCGCGACAGTGAACATATGGGCATTGTGATCATTCATCAGGAACTGGCACTGATTCCCTATCTTTCCATCGCAGAGAATATTTTTTTAGGTAACGAACAGGCAAAGAATGGGGTCATCAATTGGGATGAAACGGTAGCGAAGGCGAAGCAATTATTAAAAAAAGTAGGTTTGGATGAAAATCCGAACACATTAATTGCAGATATCGGTGTTGGAAAACAACAGCTTGTGGAAATAGCTAAGGCCCTTTCTAAAAATGTAAAACTTTTGATACTGGATGAGCCCACTGCAGCTTTGAATGATGAGGAATCCAATAAATTACTCGACTTGCTGGTAGAGCTCAAAGGGCATGGTATTACATCAATTCTTATTTCTCATAAGTTGAACGAAATAACTAAAGTTGCCGATGCAGTAACAGTTATCCGGGATGGACGGGTCATAGAAACATTGCAGAATGATAAGCGGTCCCTGGATGAAGACCGAATCATAAAAAGCATGGTCGGCCGGGAAATTGTAGACCGCTTCCCCAAACGATCGGTGGAAATTGGAGAAGAGGTATTCCGTGTAGAAGGCCTTACGGTCCATGATCCAAATAATGAAGATCGGCAGGTAATTAAAAATGTTTCCTTTAATGTTCGAAAAGGTGAAGTGGTGGGATTTGCAGGCCTTATGGGCGCCGGCAGGACTGAAATTGCCATGAGTATTTTCGGTAAGTCCTATGGTATCCACCATCGAGGTAAAATTATAAAAAATGGCCGTGAATTGCGTATTAACACAGTACCGGAAGCCATTGAACATGGCATTGCATATGTAACAGAAGATCGTAAAAATTACGGCCTGGTCCTTATCGATGACATACGAACTAATGTGTCCCTGGCAAGCCTAAAATCGGTGAGCACCCTGGCGGTTATCGATGAGAACCGGGAAACTCAGATTGCAAATGAATATCGGGATAAACTGAAGATAAAATGTGCCAGCCTTTCCCAGAAAGTAGAAAACCTTTCCGGCGGGAACCAGCAGAAGGTAGTCCTTGGAAAGTGGATTATGGCAAATCCTGATATACTAATTCTTGATGAACCCACCCGCGGTATCGATGTAGGCGCAAAATATGAGATTTATACGATCATCAATAAATTGGCCGCTGAAGGCAAGGCTATATTGATGATATCCTCTGAGATGCCGGAACTGCTTGGTATGTGTGACCGGATTTATGTGATTACTGAGGGCCAGATCGTGGGAGAACTATCCCAGCACGAAGCATCTCAGGAAGCGATTATGAAGAAAATTATCGAACATCAGAAATTGAGCCGTCAGAGGATTTCAGCCTGA
- the chvE gene encoding multiple monosaccharide ABC transporter substrate-binding protein — translation MKRFIRFASLLLVSSLVAVSVLLMVGCQKNAGAKKNYVGIAMPTQSSQRWIQDGGNMKKILEGRGYKVDLQYAEDNIDAQIAQLENMITKGVNCLVIASIDGESLTNVLKKAAAAKIPVIAYDRLIRNSPHVDYYATFDNYKVGVQQGGYIVEKLGLKEGKGPYNIEIFAGSPDDNNAYFFYNGAMDQLNPYIKSGKLVVRSGQIEFAKVATLRWDGATAQQRMDNILTAYYTSANVDAVLSPYDGISIGILSALKSSGYGRGGKKLPIVTGQDAELPSVKSIIAGEQAHTVFKDTRVLAEKAANMVDAVLQGKPAEVNDTKTYDNGVKVVPSYLCEPVSVDISNYKQVLIGSGYYTEDQLK, via the coding sequence ATGAAACGTTTTATTCGATTTGCCAGTCTGTTACTGGTCAGTTCACTGGTTGCTGTTAGCGTTTTGCTAATGGTCGGTTGTCAAAAAAATGCAGGGGCAAAGAAAAATTATGTCGGTATTGCCATGCCAACCCAGTCTTCTCAGCGCTGGATTCAGGATGGCGGAAACATGAAAAAGATTCTTGAAGGTCGAGGCTATAAAGTAGATCTCCAGTATGCAGAAGACAATATTGATGCTCAGATTGCCCAGCTTGAAAACATGATTACCAAGGGTGTGAATTGTCTGGTTATTGCATCAATTGACGGAGAATCTTTGACTAATGTTCTGAAGAAAGCTGCGGCGGCAAAAATCCCCGTAATTGCCTATGACCGGCTTATCCGTAACAGTCCCCATGTCGACTACTATGCGACCTTCGATAACTATAAGGTCGGCGTTCAGCAGGGCGGTTATATCGTGGAGAAACTGGGATTGAAGGAAGGAAAGGGGCCATATAATATTGAAATTTTTGCGGGCTCCCCTGATGATAACAATGCCTACTTCTTCTATAACGGTGCTATGGATCAGCTGAATCCCTATATTAAAAGCGGGAAACTGGTGGTGCGGTCCGGACAGATTGAATTTGCCAAGGTCGCAACCCTCCGTTGGGATGGTGCTACCGCTCAACAGCGGATGGATAACATCCTGACCGCCTACTATACCTCAGCCAATGTTGATGCAGTGCTCTCCCCCTATGATGGAATTTCTATTGGTATCCTTTCCGCACTCAAGAGCTCTGGCTATGGCCGTGGCGGCAAGAAGCTTCCCATCGTGACCGGACAGGATGCAGAACTTCCTTCAGTAAAATCCATTATTGCCGGTGAACAGGCTCATACCGTATTCAAAGATACCCGTGTACTCGCCGAGAAAGCCGCAAATATGGTCGATGCAGTACTTCAGGGAAAACCTGCAGAAGTGAACGATACAAAAACCTATGATAACGGCGTAAAGGTTGTTCCTTCCTATCTGTGCGAACCCGTATCGGTGGATATTTCGAATTACAAACAAGTGCTCATCGGTAGCGGCTATTATACCGAAGACCAGTTAAAGTAA
- a CDS encoding DeoR/GlpR family DNA-binding transcription regulator has protein sequence MFALERHRLIRNYLLEHKQVDVRTLTELLSVSEVTIRRDLEKLEEDRFLVRTHGGAIIVDSPHDTYTAKKANNTLDMYGIGKTASRLIQPGDTVLLIAGIHCRAIIQHIQTIEPLIILTNDLSIAMEVETHKNKQVVLLGGDLSQKEPAVYGALTLDDMKRFHVHKMFVTIDGFSEHFELSVSSQEKALLIREARNNTKDLIILCSAEHFNRPAFYSFGAAKNGDTIVTDRKISESLKQHLFKANLRLFTTVDIYEGPKHG, from the coding sequence GTGTTTGCCTTAGAACGACACCGTCTTATCCGCAACTACCTGCTTGAACATAAACAGGTCGATGTCCGCACCCTCACTGAACTACTTTCTGTGTCTGAGGTAACAATTCGCCGTGATCTGGAAAAACTTGAAGAAGACCGATTTCTGGTAAGAACCCACGGCGGAGCAATTATTGTAGACTCACCTCATGATACCTATACTGCAAAAAAGGCAAACAACACCCTCGATATGTATGGTATTGGTAAAACCGCTTCCCGGTTAATCCAACCAGGCGACACTGTTTTACTGATAGCTGGGATACATTGTCGGGCAATTATCCAGCATATTCAAACTATAGAACCCCTTATCATACTTACTAACGACCTTTCCATTGCAATGGAAGTTGAAACTCATAAAAATAAGCAGGTAGTGCTTCTGGGTGGAGACCTTTCTCAGAAAGAACCAGCGGTCTATGGAGCCCTAACACTGGATGACATGAAACGGTTTCATGTTCATAAAATGTTTGTAACCATAGATGGTTTTTCTGAGCATTTTGAATTATCGGTCTCTTCTCAGGAAAAGGCTCTGTTGATTCGGGAAGCAAGGAACAACACCAAGGATCTCATCATCCTCTGTAGTGCTGAGCACTTTAACCGTCCTGCATTCTATTCTTTTGGTGCAGCTAAAAATGGAGATACTATTGTTACGGACAGAAAAATCTCAGAAAGCCTCAAACAGCATTTATTTAAGGCTAATCTCAGACTTTTTACCACCGTGGATATTTATGAAGGGCCTAAACATGGATGA
- a CDS encoding sugar ABC transporter ATP-binding protein: MDEHPIITLDHVSKRISEEFSLSDINLSLYPGKVHVLIGENGSGKTRLLHIMAGIDIPDSGELFRNCPANSILFLPQEPQVFENLSVAENIFFNCYPRSWNGSIEFMKIIQTTNSLFQELGILLDPKVLVRQLGYAQRQLLSAAKALVHDWNLVIFDEPSAALGEPERKILFTIIQKLKTKGTGVLYVSHRLDEIFKIGDEVSVIRQGKILGTKTVMEIDRKSIVRLMSGKSLIERYPRFTRPIGNPVLEVEKLSSSPILNNISFSLYKREILGITGLMGSGRTKLAHCLFGEEPVSSGTIKIHGRDIIFRSPIDALRQGIALIPEDRSVNAILHYQNLILNITIASLPRFKGFTGLQTGRMFHTVRKYSDHIGIKTGNVNDYPDNYSGGNQQKVAIARWLAYRADIYIFDEPSRGIDVSSRIDLYNAINDIVAKGGSVILISSDIEEIIGMCDRILVLTGGTIVAELSHEAASPERILKYATRA, encoded by the coding sequence ATGGATGAGCATCCCATCATCACGTTAGACCATGTATCGAAACGAATTTCGGAAGAGTTCTCCCTTTCTGACATCAACCTGAGCTTATATCCCGGAAAAGTGCACGTATTAATCGGTGAAAATGGTTCTGGAAAAACCCGTCTCCTGCACATTATGGCAGGCATTGATATTCCTGACTCAGGGGAGCTGTTTCGTAATTGCCCAGCCAACTCAATTCTCTTCCTTCCTCAGGAACCCCAGGTTTTTGAGAATCTATCAGTGGCAGAAAACATTTTCTTTAACTGTTACCCCCGCTCATGGAATGGTTCTATTGAGTTCATGAAAATCATACAAACTACTAATAGTTTATTTCAGGAACTCGGCATACTCCTGGATCCCAAAGTACTGGTCCGTCAGTTAGGGTATGCCCAGCGACAGCTCCTGTCCGCTGCAAAGGCTCTTGTGCATGATTGGAATCTCGTGATTTTTGATGAACCTTCTGCAGCCCTTGGAGAACCGGAGCGGAAAATTCTCTTTACCATAATCCAGAAATTAAAGACCAAAGGGACCGGCGTTCTCTACGTATCCCATCGTCTGGATGAAATTTTTAAAATAGGTGATGAGGTTTCTGTTATACGACAGGGTAAAATTCTTGGCACCAAAACGGTAATGGAAATTGACCGAAAAAGTATTGTTAGGTTGATGTCAGGCAAATCCCTTATTGAACGGTATCCCCGTTTTACACGCCCCATCGGAAATCCGGTGCTCGAGGTTGAAAAACTTTCTTCCTCTCCTATATTAAATAACATTTCTTTTTCGTTATACAAAAGAGAAATCCTGGGCATTACTGGTCTTATGGGTTCAGGCCGTACCAAACTTGCCCACTGTCTCTTCGGCGAAGAACCTGTTTCTTCAGGAACCATTAAAATTCATGGAAGAGATATCATTTTCAGATCCCCCATTGATGCACTGAGACAGGGAATTGCCCTCATTCCCGAGGATCGGAGCGTTAATGCTATTCTGCATTATCAGAATTTAATTCTTAATATCACCATAGCATCTCTTCCGCGCTTTAAGGGCTTCACAGGTTTACAAACAGGCCGCATGTTCCATACAGTACGGAAATACAGCGATCACATTGGTATTAAGACCGGAAATGTCAATGATTATCCGGATAACTATTCAGGGGGAAACCAACAGAAGGTTGCCATTGCACGATGGCTCGCCTACCGGGCAGACATCTATATATTCGATGAACCGAGCCGCGGCATCGATGTTTCGTCCAGAATTGACCTCTATAATGCCATTAATGATATTGTAGCAAAGGGCGGCTCAGTAATTCTGATATCATCAGATATCGAAGAAATCATCGGCATGTGCGACCGAATCCTGGTACTCACCGGCGGCACCATCGTGGCTGAACTATCCCACGAAGCGGCAAGCCCGGAACGTATTCTAAAATACGCGACCCGGGCCTAA
- the araD gene encoding L-ribulose-5-phosphate 4-epimerase AraD, which produces MDPYKSLREEAYEANMEIPRRALALYTWGNVSAFDRQRAILAIKPSGVAYEALKVSDMVVMDLEGKKVDGKLNPSSDTKTHIVLYRVFPGIAGVTHTHSTYAVAWAQARRSVPVLGTTHADHCTHPIPCTEYISEEALKHDYEQETGNLIVATFRSQQLDPEEIPMVLVAGHGPFTWGASAAKSVYHAAVLEEICKMAYLTGVLSDDIKGLPAYIVQKHYDRKHGANAYYGQR; this is translated from the coding sequence ATGGATCCCTATAAAAGCCTCCGAGAAGAGGCCTATGAGGCGAATATGGAAATACCTCGGCGAGCTTTAGCTCTCTATACCTGGGGTAACGTATCAGCCTTTGATCGACAGCGGGCAATCCTTGCGATAAAACCTTCCGGGGTTGCCTATGAGGCCCTGAAGGTTAGTGACATGGTGGTGATGGATCTTGAGGGTAAAAAGGTTGATGGAAAGCTGAATCCGTCATCGGATACAAAAACCCATATTGTGCTCTACCGAGTCTTCCCCGGTATTGCCGGGGTTACCCACACCCATTCCACCTATGCGGTTGCCTGGGCTCAGGCCCGGCGGTCGGTTCCGGTTTTGGGAACCACCCATGCGGACCACTGCACCCATCCAATCCCCTGTACAGAGTATATTAGTGAAGAAGCTCTTAAGCATGATTATGAACAGGAGACAGGAAACCTGATTGTGGCAACCTTCCGGAGCCAGCAACTGGATCCGGAAGAAATTCCTATGGTGCTGGTGGCCGGTCATGGCCCCTTTACCTGGGGGGCTTCTGCGGCCAAATCGGTGTATCATGCAGCAGTTCTAGAAGAAATCTGCAAAATGGCCTATCTCACCGGGGTGCTGTCCGATGATATAAAGGGTTTACCGGCTTACATTGTGCAGAAGCACTATGACCGGAAGCATGGAGCTAATGCCTACTACGGGCAGCGGTAA
- the araA gene encoding L-arabinose isomerase — protein sequence MNTGLKRFAFWFVVGSQDLYGEATLQQVSDHAKKMVAGMEGDPLLPGTLVLKPTVLTPLGIRTLFEQANADPFCAGIITWMHTFSPSKMWISGLAINRKPILHLHTQYNRDIPWASIDMDFMNLNQSAHGDREHGFIHARMRLPRKIVVGHWEDPEVRRKIGVWMRAAAAAADGERTTVVRWGDNMREVAVTEGNKVSAQIQFGWQVNGWGIGDLAAVVAQIPDQEIDALVAEYEAAYEIGAELKANKDAMKAIREQARYELGMKQFLELQNARAFTTTFQDLHGLEQLPGLAVQRLMEQGYGFGAEGDWKTAQLVRAVKVMATGLPGGSSFMEDYTYHFEPGKEAILGAHMLEVCPSIAARKPRIEVHPLGIGGKKDPARMVFDAASGPAVCASLIDLGDRFRLVVNEVESIKIEKDMPKLPVARVLWKPYPNLQDAAESWILAGGAHHSAFSLAITTEYLRDWAEIMGIELVVINKHTDPVRLRDELRWAEAYWSRR from the coding sequence ATGAATACTGGATTAAAACGATTTGCTTTCTGGTTTGTGGTGGGCAGTCAGGACTTGTATGGAGAAGCAACCTTACAGCAGGTTTCGGACCATGCAAAGAAAATGGTAGCCGGCATGGAGGGCGATCCCCTTTTGCCAGGCACCCTGGTGTTAAAACCTACCGTGTTAACCCCCCTGGGAATCCGAACGCTCTTTGAACAGGCTAATGCGGATCCCTTCTGTGCGGGGATTATCACCTGGATGCATACCTTTTCGCCCTCCAAGATGTGGATTTCCGGTCTTGCAATTAACCGGAAGCCGATTCTGCATTTACATACGCAGTACAACCGGGATATTCCCTGGGCGAGCATCGATATGGATTTTATGAACCTGAACCAGTCTGCCCATGGAGACCGGGAGCATGGGTTCATTCATGCCCGGATGCGGCTGCCGAGAAAAATCGTGGTCGGCCACTGGGAAGATCCAGAGGTCAGGCGGAAAATTGGTGTGTGGATGCGGGCTGCTGCAGCTGCTGCGGATGGCGAGCGGACGACGGTGGTTCGCTGGGGTGACAATATGCGGGAGGTTGCCGTTACCGAGGGAAATAAGGTCTCTGCCCAGATCCAGTTTGGCTGGCAGGTAAATGGATGGGGTATCGGCGACCTCGCAGCTGTAGTAGCCCAGATACCAGATCAAGAGATAGATGCCCTGGTTGCAGAATATGAAGCAGCCTATGAAATTGGTGCTGAACTAAAAGCCAATAAGGATGCCATGAAGGCTATTCGGGAACAGGCCCGGTATGAACTGGGAATGAAACAGTTCCTCGAGCTTCAGAATGCCCGGGCTTTTACCACCACTTTTCAGGATCTTCACGGGCTTGAACAGCTTCCGGGGCTTGCGGTTCAGCGGCTCATGGAGCAGGGCTATGGTTTTGGCGCCGAGGGTGACTGGAAGACTGCCCAGCTCGTGCGGGCAGTTAAAGTGATGGCCACAGGGTTACCCGGGGGCTCATCATTTATGGAAGACTACACCTATCACTTTGAGCCGGGAAAGGAAGCAATTCTGGGCGCCCACATGCTAGAGGTGTGCCCCTCTATTGCGGCTCGAAAACCGCGGATTGAGGTACATCCCCTCGGTATTGGGGGAAAGAAGGATCCGGCCCGGATGGTCTTTGATGCAGCCTCAGGTCCGGCAGTCTGTGCATCCCTGATCGATCTAGGAGACCGGTTCCGGCTCGTGGTGAATGAGGTTGAATCGATTAAAATAGAAAAGGATATGCCGAAATTGCCCGTAGCTCGGGTCCTCTGGAAACCTTATCCGAATCTGCAGGATGCTGCCGAGAGCTGGATTTTGGCCGGCGGAGCCCATCATTCGGCCTTTTCGCTTGCCATAACGACCGAATACCTCCGGGACTGGGCAGAAATAATGGGAATAGAACTTGTGGTCATCAACAAGCACACTGACCCGGTCAGGCTTCGGGATGAATTGAGGTGGGCAGAAGCCTATTGGTCCAGGAGATAG
- a CDS encoding STM3941 family protein yields the protein MISEHETVIELSKKKVVLLTIGASIFVALGIWLLQLQFIVGILAIGFFGLCLVFSVIKLFDKKPGLILNGKGLIDNSSVVSAGFIPWSEVTGFSIFEIQKQKMLVVGIRNPEKYIEHSSPLKRIINKANYNLCGSPVVITSNTLKMKFDELTSLCNQYFMRYGKISE from the coding sequence ATGATCTCTGAACATGAAACGGTGATAGAATTAAGTAAAAAGAAAGTGGTTTTGCTGACCATAGGGGCTAGCATATTTGTTGCCCTTGGTATCTGGTTGCTCCAATTGCAATTTATCGTTGGGATACTAGCGATAGGTTTTTTTGGCCTTTGCCTTGTGTTCAGTGTAATAAAACTCTTTGATAAAAAACCTGGTCTTATACTGAATGGAAAGGGTTTAATCGATAATTCAAGCGTTGTGAGTGCTGGCTTTATTCCCTGGTCTGAGGTGACAGGGTTTTCAATATTTGAGATTCAAAAGCAGAAAATGCTTGTAGTTGGTATTCGAAACCCGGAAAAGTATATCGAACATAGTAGCCCCCTAAAACGGATAATCAACAAAGCAAACTACAATCTTTGCGGCAGTCCTGTTGTAATAACATCTAACACACTCAAAATGAAGTTTGATGAGCTTACCTCATTATGTAATCAATACTTTATGCGTTATGGCAAAATAAGCGAATAA